A section of the Saccopteryx leptura isolate mSacLep1 chromosome 4, mSacLep1_pri_phased_curated, whole genome shotgun sequence genome encodes:
- the NHLRC3 gene encoding NHL repeat-containing protein 3, which yields MKRLWLCAAGAGLSLAFLVLHSRLSGPSNLRDSIFQISWRTKESLYRLDVGWPKRSERFTGATFCVAVDSLNGLVYVAQRGDNIQKVLVFTEDGYFLRAWNHTVDTPHGMFAASTLHEQSVWITDVGSGSFGHTIKKYNSFGDLVQVLGTPGQKGTGLNPLQFDNPAELYVEDTGDIYIVDGDGGLNNRLVKLSQDFMMLWLHGENGTGPAKFNIPHSITVDSSGRVWVADRGNKRIQVFDKDTGAWLGAWNNCFTEEGPSSVRFTPDGKYVIVAQLNLSRLLFLAAPPVGNIGSCSVISSIQLADQVLPHLLDISGETGAIYVAEIGAKQVQKYIPLRSYFPLFHV from the exons ATGAAGAGACTCTGGCTCTGCGCGGCCGGCGCCGGCCTTTCTCTCGCGTTTCTGGTTTTGCATTCGCGTCTTTCGGGCCCTTCG aatttaagGGACTCTATTTTCCAAATTTCCTGGAGAACTAAGGAGAGTCTTTACCGGCTGGATGTAGGTTGGCCCAAGCGTTCAGAGCGCTTCACTGGAGCAACGTTTTGTGTTGCAGTTGACTCCCTGAACGGACTGGTTTACGTAGCCCAA AGAGGGGATAACATCCAAAAGGTATTAGTATTCACAGAGGATGGATATTTCCTAAGAGCTTGGAATCACACAGTTGACACACCTCATGGTATGTTTGCAGCCAGTACACTACATGAACAATCCGTCTGGATCACGGATGTAGGAAGTG GATCCTTTGGTcatactattaaaaaatacaattcctTTGGTGATCTTGTTCAAGTCTTGGGTACTCCAGGCCAAAAAGGTACTGGTTTGAATCCCCTGCAGTTTGACAACCCTGCTGAACTGTACGTAGAGGACACAGGAGATATTTACATTGTGGATGGAGACGGAGGATTGAATAACAGATTGGTCAAGCTGTCCCAAG ATTTTATGATGCTTTGGTTACATGGAGAAAATGGGACCGGGCCTGCTAAATTCAACATACCTCACAGTATTACAGTAGATTCTTCTGGTCGG GTGTGGGTTGCTGACCgaggaaataaaagaattcagGTGTTTGATAAAGACACTGGGGCGTGGTTAGGAGCATGGAATAATTGTTTCACAGAAGAGGGACCTTCTTCAGTAAG ATTTACTCCTGATGGGAAGTACGTGATTGTGGCGCAGCTGAATCTTAGCAGGCTCCTGTTTCTAGCAGCACCCCCAGTAGGGAACATTGGCTCTTGTTCTGTGATAAGCTCAATCCAACTCGCAGATCAAGTTTTGCCTCATCTCTTAGACATCAGTGGAGAAACCGGAGCAATCTATGTAGCAGAAATTGGAgcaaaacaagtgcaaaaataCATCCCTTTGAGAAGCTACTTCCCTTTATTCCATGTATGA